A window of Pedobacter lusitanus contains these coding sequences:
- a CDS encoding radical SAM protein: protein MEKVTSYVLKIASRCNLNCSYCYMYNLGDQTYLKQPKFMSLETVTVLAERLKSYCKNAGIDYVQIVFHGGEPLLLSKEYFKTCINLFRETSPEIEFGFTIQTNGVTIDKEWYDLFKANNVGIGISIDGPKKYHDEFRVFHNGKGSYNQVAKAVKLGGDNGLLGILMVMNTGIPTSEFYQELKDLKIGNLNLLLPDGHYDKLPDGFDTARFGDDDYTPYADWLIELFQIWKSDKQRPTIRFFETLIEMIAGEENIGNQAFGKKKNGVVVIETDGGIEVVDSLRACYEGITRNELNIHKNQIEDLFQDNIFEVYYNAHDMVCEKCLNCPVYDFCGGGFLGSRYANHNGFDNPTIYCKDIIRILSFIQNDILDSLPAEVTNRMGVEKLSYEELLQEIEKPALIQIDNEVKQKLISFKQPDIVCT, encoded by the coding sequence ATGGAAAAAGTAACCTCTTATGTGCTTAAGATTGCCAGCCGCTGCAATCTGAATTGTTCGTATTGTTATATGTACAATTTAGGAGATCAAACCTACCTGAAGCAACCTAAATTCATGTCACTGGAAACGGTAACAGTATTAGCTGAGCGTTTAAAATCATACTGTAAAAATGCCGGTATTGATTATGTGCAGATTGTTTTTCATGGAGGTGAACCACTCTTATTGAGCAAAGAATATTTTAAGACCTGTATTAATCTCTTCAGAGAGACTTCACCCGAAATTGAATTTGGTTTTACGATTCAAACCAACGGTGTAACAATTGATAAAGAGTGGTATGATTTATTTAAAGCTAATAATGTTGGGATAGGAATCAGTATTGACGGCCCTAAAAAATATCATGACGAATTTCGTGTATTCCATAATGGAAAGGGCTCCTATAATCAGGTCGCAAAAGCAGTAAAATTAGGCGGGGACAACGGTTTATTAGGTATACTCATGGTGATGAATACGGGGATCCCGACTTCCGAGTTTTATCAGGAGTTGAAAGACCTTAAAATTGGTAATTTAAATTTATTGTTGCCAGATGGTCATTATGATAAACTTCCGGATGGATTTGATACAGCCAGATTTGGTGATGACGATTATACACCTTATGCGGACTGGCTGATTGAACTTTTTCAGATCTGGAAAAGTGATAAGCAAAGACCTACTATAAGATTTTTTGAAACCCTGATTGAAATGATTGCAGGAGAAGAAAATATAGGCAATCAGGCTTTCGGGAAAAAGAAAAATGGGGTGGTGGTTATAGAGACAGATGGTGGAATTGAAGTGGTAGATTCTTTAAGAGCCTGTTATGAAGGTATTACCAGGAATGAGCTCAATATCCACAAGAATCAGATAGAGGATCTTTTTCAGGATAATATTTTCGAGGTTTATTATAATGCGCATGATATGGTTTGTGAAAAATGTCTGAACTGTCCGGTTTACGATTTTTGCGGAGGTGGATTCCTGGGCAGCAGATATGCTAACCATAACGGTTTTGATAATCCAACCATTTACTGCAAGGATATTATCAGAATTTTGAGTTTCATACAAAATGATATTCTTGATAGTCTTCCCGCCGAAGTTACCAACAGGATGGGGGTCGAAAAACTTTCCTACGAAGAACTTCTTCAGGAAATAGAGAAACCTGCTCTGATTCAAATAGATAATGAGGTTAAGCAAAAACTAATTTCTTTTAAACAGCCTGACATCGTATGCACTTAA